A region from the Benincasa hispida cultivar B227 chromosome 10, ASM972705v1, whole genome shotgun sequence genome encodes:
- the LOC120087871 gene encoding anaphase-promoting complex subunit 13 isoform X4: MAELSLGILIDILDEEWMRDTLPHDDLLLPPVLVVRPDDTEDSNQEAQPVDTDTWHDLALGNQ, encoded by the exons ATGGCAGAACTTAGTCTGGGTATATTGATAGACATTCTAGATGAAGAATGGATGAGAGACACACTCCCTCATGATG ATCTTCTACTCCCTCCCGTGCTGGTTGTTCGGCCTGATGACACCGAGGACTCAA ATCAGGAGGCTCAGCCAGTTGATACCGATACCTGGCATGATCTTGCCCTAGGTAACCAATGA
- the LOC120087871 gene encoding anaphase-promoting complex subunit 13 isoform X2, whose translation MAELSLGILIDILDEEWMRDTLPHDDLLLPPVLVVRPDDTEDSNQEAQPVDTDTWHDLALDFQISLKSML comes from the exons ATGGCAGAACTTAGTCTGGGTATATTGATAGACATTCTAGATGAAGAATGGATGAGAGACACACTCCCTCATGATG ATCTTCTACTCCCTCCCGTGCTGGTTGTTCGGCCTGATGACACCGAGGACTCAA ATCAGGAGGCTCAGCCAGTTGATACCGATACCTGGCATGATCTTGCCCTAG ATTTTCAGATTTCATTAAAATCCATGCTGTAG
- the LOC120087871 gene encoding anaphase-promoting complex subunit 13 isoform X3 yields the protein MAELSLGILIDILDEEWMRDTLPHDDLLLPPVLVVRPDDTEDSNQEAQPVDTDTWHDLALGKSE from the exons ATGGCAGAACTTAGTCTGGGTATATTGATAGACATTCTAGATGAAGAATGGATGAGAGACACACTCCCTCATGATG ATCTTCTACTCCCTCCCGTGCTGGTTGTTCGGCCTGATGACACCGAGGACTCAA ATCAGGAGGCTCAGCCAGTTGATACCGATACCTGGCATGATCTTGCCCTAG GTAAGAGCGAATGA
- the LOC120087871 gene encoding anaphase-promoting complex subunit 13 isoform X1, translated as MAELSLGILIDILDEEWMRDTLPHDDLLLPPVLVVRPDDTEDSNQEAQPVDTDTWHDLALGSNSKLGGKLEEGLTVGLISGLKSEVRANDKRNPGRANGTSFKLPLMF; from the exons ATGGCAGAACTTAGTCTGGGTATATTGATAGACATTCTAGATGAAGAATGGATGAGAGACACACTCCCTCATGATG ATCTTCTACTCCCTCCCGTGCTGGTTGTTCGGCCTGATGACACCGAGGACTCAA ATCAGGAGGCTCAGCCAGTTGATACCGATACCTGGCATGATCTTGCCCTAG GTTCAAATTCCAAACTTGGTGGGAAGCTAGAAGAGGGTTTGACTGTTGGATTAATTTCTGGGCTTAAGtctgag GTAAGAGCGAATGACAAGCGGAATCCAGGTCGAGCCAATGGGACTAGTTTTAAGCTTCCGCTCATGTTTTAA
- the LOC120087670 gene encoding dehydrodolichyl diphosphate synthase complex subunit nus1, with translation MGIKVELQKIGILGLQLIWHFLHFIVSLYYFVIGIATTLESYLISWGLLRKYKHLNIDRLQYLAIVVESDEAYNTLKIIELLQWLASLGIRSVCLYDVEGVLKQSKEIILKKLKNASVFQGNEPLQLSKKGITLEFISISDGKEAIARAANFLLENKWRKTNMSGDHKQCLSESQMTEALAAVGCGGPDPDLILVYGPTRCHLGFPAWRIRYTEILHMGPLKSMNYGSLLKAIYKFTMVRQNYGK, from the exons ATGGGCATCAAGGTTGAACTTCAGAAG ATTGGAATTCTTGGGCTTCAGCTGATATGGCATTTCCTACACTTTATTGTTAGCTTATATTACTTTGTCATTGGTATTGCCACAACACTTGAAAGCTATTTGATATCTTGGGGACTCCTACGCAAGTACAAACATCTTAATATAGACAGGCTCCAATATCTTGCAATTGTGGTTGAAAGTGATGAAGCTTATAATACCTTAAAAATTATTGAACTTCTGCAATGGTTAGCATCATTGGGCATTAGAAGCGTTTGCTTGTATGATGTTGAAG GGGTGCTCAAGCAGTCCAAGGAAATCattttgaagaaattaaagAATGCGTCTGTATTTCAG GGGAATGAACCTCTCCAACTAAGCAAAAAAGGAATTACTCTGGAGTTCATATCAATCTCTGATGGAAAGGAAGCCATTGCCAGAGCAGCTAATTTTCTTCTTGAAAATAAGTGGAGAAAAACCAACATGAGCGGAGATCACAAACAGTGCCTTTCTGAATCTCAGATGACTGAGGCTTTAGCAGCAGTTG GTTGTGGAGGGCCTGATCCTGACCTCATTTTAGTATATGGGCCTAcaagatgtcacttagggtttCCTGCATGGAGAATCCGCTACACAGAGATTCT ACACATGGGACCATTGAAGTCCATGAATTACGGTTCCCTGCTAAAAGCCATTTACAAGTTTACCATGGTGCGACAGAACTATG GTAAATGA